TTCCAGCCGGTCGACGCTGGCGGTGACGACGCCCGCCGCATTCCGCGTCGCGGTGACGCCGGTGAGGCCGTTGGTGTAGAGGTCGGTGTCGAGATATTCACCGGTCAGGCGGATCTTGTGGCCGTTGGCGGGGTCATAGACGATGCGCGCGAGCGCCGCGTTGGAGCGGCCATCCTGGGGGTTCGGCCGCGTGCGGAGCGGACCGGTGTTCGCGTCCTTGCCCGAAGTGCCCGCGACGCCGTCGACATAGATGCCGCCCGCAACATCGCCCTTGTTGTCGAGTTCCTTGTGATCGCGCCGCGTATAGGCGGCCATGATCGACCAGTCGCCGCTGCGTCCCGCAAGGATTGCGGTTTCGCTGAATTCCTTGTCGGCGCTGCTATAGGCGGCGCGGAGGAGGCCGCCGACATTCTTGCCGGGTTCGAGGAAATCGACGGGGTCCGAGGTGATGAAGCTGACCGCGCCCGCTAGGCCGTCACTTCCATAAAGCGCGGACGACGGACCGCGCAGGATTTCGACCGACTTGACGAGACCAAGGTCGACATAGTCGCCGCGACCCGACGCCTGCGCGCCGAAGCTGAAGCCGTCGGGAACGCGGACGCCGTCGACCTGGACGAGCACGCGATTGCCCCCGATGCCGCGGATGTTGAAGCTGTCGTTGCCCGCGCGGCCGGTGGTGCCGAGCGCGGCGCCGAAGCGCGCGGGCTGGCGCTGGACGCTGACGCCGGGTTCGAAGCGGACGAGGTCGCGGATATCGGTGACGAGTTCGTCGGCGATCTGTTCGTCGCTCTTCACCGTAATAGTGACGGGAATATCCTCGGCCTTCACGGCGGTGCGCGTGGCGGTGACGACGATACGGTTCTTGAGCGACACCCAATATTCGCCGTCATTGTCCTGCGCAAAGGCCGGCGTAGCGGTCGCGGCGAGCGCGAGGCCCAGCGCGCTGCTCGCGGCAAGGCGGGTTACGGACGGCAGATATCGGATGTTCAATTTAATTCCCCCGGTTAGATTGCGACTGACTCGCAATAGCGGCGCTCTAGGCGCGCAAATTCAGAGGGTCAAGATGCTATTGCGAATCGTTTTCGACATGATGGCGCATGGCCCCGCGCGACCGCCGGCCGCAAAGCGTGGAGAATGCGGAAACAAGCTCGGAATCATGAAGGCGGGTAGCGACCGGGGGCGGACAGATTCTCCCCTCGTCACCCCGGGCTTGACCCGGGGTCCCGCTTGAGGTCGAAGCCGGAGAGTGCCTCAAAAAGCGGGATCCCGGGTCGAGCCCGGGATGACGAGAGCGAAGAAACGACCGGAAACTAACGACGGTAATGTGTGCCCCGGCGAAAGCCGGGGTCCAGGGCGGCAATCCGCACAGCTCGGCTCTCCAGAGCCCTGGGCCCCGGCCTTCGCCGGGGTGCGCAAATGGGAAACGACCGGTTGCCGACCAATCCTTTTTCGTCACCCCGGACTTGATCCGGGGTCCCGCTTGAAATCGAAGCCAGTGGGTGCCGTCAAAAAGCGGGATCCCGGGTCAAGCCCGGGATGACGGAAGTGGGGGGACGGGATGTCAGCTCACCACCCCAAAACAGACATCGCCTTCAAATAGGCCTTTCCTACATTATTCGGCCGTGCCAGCCTTCATCCGGCTCTTTCATTCGGTGAACAAAAAGGTGGTCGCGACCCGGCTTGCGGATGCGACCATGGTCGGACGTGCCGCGCACGTCGAGCGCTCCGCGACTTGCAAATCGGGGCGCTCATAGGGCTGAACTTTCCTGAACTTTGGAATATTGCGCCGCCCTCGCGCCGACCCGATCCGGATTCAGCCGGGCGATAGCCAAAGAGGGTAACGACAGCTCCCCACCCCAAACAGCCGCTGTTCCGCGCGCTAAGCTCCCGGCCCCTCATAGGCATCGACGATGCGCCCGACGATCGGATGGCGGACAACGTCGGCGCTGGTGAAGTAGCTGACGTTGATGCCCTCCAGCCCTTCGAGCCGGCCGACCGCATCGGCAAGGCCCGAGGTTGCGGGGATCGGCAAGTCGACCTGTTTCGGGTCGCCGCAGATCACCATGCGGCTGTTCATCCCGAAACGCGTCAGGAACATCTTCATTTGTGGGATCGTCGTATTCTGCGCTTCGTCGAGGATAATGAACGCGTCGGCGAGCGTGCGCCCGCGCATGAAGGCAAGCGGCGCGATCTCGATCTCGCCCGACGCAATCCGGCGCTCGACCTGCTCGGCGGGCAGGCAGTCGTGGAGCGCGTCGTAGAGCGGGCGCAGATAAGGATCGACCTTTTCCTTCATGTCACCGGGCAGGAAGCCCAGCTTTTCGCCCGCCTCGACCGCGGGGCGCGAAAGAATCAGCCGCTGGACGCTGCCGGTGATGAGCTGCGCCACCGCCTGCGCAACCGCGAGATAGGTCTTGCCCGTGCCCGCCGGACCAAGCGCGAAAATCACGTCGTCGCGCGCAAGCGCCTGCATATAGGGCACCTGCGACGGCGCGCGGGGGACGATCGTCTTTTTGCGCGTCCGGATCATGATCGGCGGCGCCTCATCCTTGTCGTGGCGGATGATGCCCGCGAGCGTCGGCTGCGCCGACATCGCGATCACGCCGTCGACCAGGCCGGTGTCAACCTCCTGCCCCTGTTCGATGCGGTTGTAGAGTTCGGTGAGCACGTCGCGCGCGCGCGCGGCGGCTTCGGCTTCGCCCTCGATCTGCACGCGATTGCCGCGCGCCGAGATATAGACGCCAAGGCGGTTTTCGATCGCGACGAGGTTGCGGTCGAACTCGCCGAAAAGAATGCCCAAAAGCTGCGTTCGCTCAAATTCCGCGGTCAGTCGGACGCGGTCGCCGGGTTCGGCGGGGGTGGAGGCGGTCAGCGGGCGTTTGGACATATGGGCAAGGCTCCTTCGATCGACGACACGACTGTACTCCCGCCAAGACGGGAGTCCATGACTTGCGGACTGCGAATGCGACGGAAGGAGACGGAGTGTGTCTTCGAAGAGACAGCTTCCGCCAGGCGCACTAGGCGACCTCTTCCGTCAAGGCTTCGGCGCCGACACTGTTCGCGCCGGCCGAAGTGATCCGTACATCGATCATATCGCCGATCTTCAGCCCCGGCGCGATGACATGCACCGACTGGAGCCAGGGCGACTTGCCGATGAGCTGGCCGTCGAGCTTGCCCTTGCGTTCCAGGAGCAGGCGCGTCGTGCGGCCGACGGTCGCTTCGTTGAACGCCTGCTGCTGTTCGTTGAGCAGCGCCTGCAATCGCTGGAGGCGGTCGTTCATCACCGCCTCTTCGATCTGGCCCTCCATCGTCGCGGCGGGGGTGCCGGGGCGGCGCGAATATTTGAAGCTATATGCCATCGCATAATTGGTGGCGCGGACGATATCGAGCGTCGCCTCGAAATCCTGGTCGCTTTCACCGGGGAAACCGACGATGAAGTCGCCCGAAATCGCGATATCCGGGCGAACGGCGCGGACGCGTTCGATGATCTTCAAGTAGCTTTCGACCGAATGGCTGCGGTTCATCGCGGCAAGGATGCGGTCGCTGCCCGCCTGCACCGGCAGGTGGAGGAAGGGCATCAGCTTGTCGATCTCGCCATGCGCGGCGATCAACCCATCGGTCATGTCATTGGGGTGGCTGGTCGTATAGCGGATACGATCCAAACCATCCTCGCGCGCCAGTTCGCGGATCAACCCGTCGAGGCCGATTGCCCTGCCCTTGTCGTCTTCGCCATCCCATGCGTTGACGTTCTGCCCAAGCAAGGTGATCTCACGCACCCCGCCCGCGACGAGCGCACGCGCCTCCGCGATCAGATCCGCATAAGGCCGGCTGATCTCGGCACCGCGCGTGTAGGGCACGACACAATAGGTGCAGAATTTGTCGCAGCCTTCCTGCACGGTCAGGAAAGCGGTCGGGCGCTGGCCGCCGGCGCGCTTCGGCAGCGCGCCGAACTTGCTTTCGAGCGGCATGTCGAGATCGATCGCCTTTTCGCCCTTTTCGGCGCGGGCGATCAAGTCGGGCAAGCGGTGATAGGCCTGCGGGCCGACGACGACATCGACGCTGGGCGCGCGGCGGGCGATCTCGGCACCCTCGGCCTGCGCGACGCAACCGGCGACCGCGATCGTCGGGGTGCTGCCGTCGGCGCGCTTCAGCCGGCCGATGTCCGAATAGACTTTCTCGGCCGCCTTTTCGCGGATGTGGCAGGTGTTGAGCACGACAAGGTCGGCGTCGGCGCCATCGGCGGCGGCAACATAGCCCTCGGCGCCCAGCATCTCGGCCATGCGCTCGCCGTCATAGACGTTCATCTGGCAACCGAAGGATTTGACGTGAAATGTTTTAGGAGAGTCGGATTTCATCGGCGCGCTATAGGCGATGCGGCGCGCTGGCGGAAGACCGTGCGATTTCCGCCGCGATCGTCGCGCGCGCCGCCTCGGCGAGCAGTTTTCGGTCGCCTTCGACGATATCGGGAAGCGGATCGAGATAGTGGATCGTCAGGTGGATCGGGCGCTTGCGCGCGAGCAGCCGTTTGAAATTGCCGAGCCCGGATTCAGGATCGAGCCAGGCGATGTCGCTCGCCTCGGGCCCGTAATCGAGAAACACCGGCTGAACGCGCAGGTTCGGCGGCGTCGGGATCATCGCCTGGAACAATGACGCGCGGAACGGCAGCAGTCCGTCGCCGGGGCCCGTCGTACCTTCGGGAAAGAGCGTCACGGGACGGCCGCGCGCGAGCGCGTTGCGCAGGTCGTTCGCCTGATTGTGAATCTCGCGCCGCGCCTCGCGCTGGACATAGACGGTGTGGTTCTGGTCGGCGAGCCAGCCAACGAGCGGCGTCGTGCCGACCTCTGCCTTCGACACGAACGCCGAGCGTGCGGCACCGCCCAGAGCGAGAATGTCGAGCCAACTCACATGGTTCGACACGAACAGTACATTGCGCCGGAGCCGCGTACCCGTCGTGCGGATGCGCAACCCCGCGATCCAGCCGACGGCGTTTAGGAAGGCCATGACCATCGGCGACGGACGCCCGACGGCGCGATAGAGAAGGTGCGGGACGATCAGAAAAAGGAGCGTCAGCACCATCAAGGCGAGACGGGCGACCGTCCGCCAGGTAATCGTACTGCGATCAGTCGCGCTTGCGATCGATGGCGACACCATAAAGCTCCATGCGGTGGTCGACGAGGCGGAAGCCCAGCCGTTCGGCGATCACCTTCTGCAACGCCTCGAGCTCGGGATCGACGAATTCGATCACCTTGCCGGTTTCGACGTCGATCAGATGATCGTGATGCGCCTCGGGCGCGGCTTCGTAACGCGAGCGGCCGTCGCCAAAGTCGTGACGATCGAGGATGCCCGCCTCTTCGAACAGGCGGACGGTACGATAGACGGTGGCGATCGAGATGCCGCTATCGACCTTTGATGCACGCTCATAGAGCGTCTCGACGTCGGGGTGATCCTCCGAATCCGAGATTACGCGCGCAATGATGCGACGCTGCTCGGTGATACGCAGCCCCTTTTCGTGGCACAGGGCTTCGAGATCGATGTTACCGGACATGCTTGCCTTTCCTGCAGATGCAGCCGTGTCTGTCTTTGTTACAAACTGTATAGGCACGCCCCGCGGATAGGACAAGGGCGGCACCCCTACGACGCCGCCCTTCCCTGCTCCGCCGGAGCTAATATCGCAGTGCCTCAGACCTTCGGCTTACGCTTGCGGCCACCGCCACGACCTTTGGTGCCGAGGCCGATTTCTTTCGCCAGCGCACGGCGCTTTTCGGCGTAATTCGGGGCAACCATCGGATAGTCGGCGGGAAGCCCCCATTTGGCGCGATAGTCTTCGGGGGTCATGCCATAATGCGTCATCAGGTGTCGGCGCAGCATCTTCAACTTTTTGCCGTCTTCGAGACAGACAATATAGTCGGGCTTCACCGAGGTGCGGATCGACACCGCCGGCACCAGCTTTTCCTCGACGACTGCTTCGGTCCCGAGACCGGACAGCGCGGCGTGCACATTATTTATCAAAAGGGAGAGGTCTGAAATGGCGACGCTGTTATTGCTGACATGTGCCGCGACGATGTCGGCAGTCAGCGTAACGAGCATCTCGTTGGTATCGGCTTGGTCGGACATGAGACTATTCCTCGTATATATTACCCAAGAGCAAGGTCGGCGAATATTGGATCTGTTCTTTCGCCGGCCCGATTACTGCCACTTTGGATGGAATTCCGCAATGACCGATCAGTCGGGCTTTGCCTCTCGTGCCGATCTCCGCATGGTTATTGCGTCGCGAACGACGCCGTCGGTACCACGATAATAGGCCGGACGCCGCCCGCACTCGCTAAAGCCGGCGGATTCATAAAGATGAACCGCGTCATTATCTGCCCGCATTTCAAGGAAATAATCTTCGGCACCCAGTTCAGCGGCCCAAGCGCGCCAGTCGTCGATCAGTAATGCGCCGATACCGCGGCCTCGAAACTGCGGATCGACCGCAAGCAACAATAATTCGCTTTCGGGACCGGCGATACGCGCCGCAGAGAAACCGCAGGCCCGCTCGCCATCCCATGCGAGGCATACGCGCGCCGACGGCAAAGCGAATAACGTCAAAAGCTGCGCCCCGCTCCACGCTTCGCCATAGGCGGGCTCGAACGCGGCATCCATTACGCGCATTACCGCGGCAAGGTCGCCGACACGGGCGGTGGCAAGGCGAACGTCTGCGGTCATGCCGGCGCCATCGGCTTGGCGTCGGGGGCGCGGCCATAGATCGGGCTGGGCTGGTCGTTCAGCGCGGCGGCGGGCAAGCGGAGGAACGCGCGCGCGTCGGGCAAGGTCGCAAGTGCGCACCCCGAACCACGACGCTCAACAAAAGGTTCGGCACGGTTTCCGACGACGAGTTCGCCCTCGATCAACACCGCCTCGTCCGGCACAAGCGAGCGAATCTCAGCACGCGGCAACAGGTCCGCGGCGAACGGCTGGACGAACCATTGACCATGCCCGCCTTCGACCACGACCAGCCCGCCGCCCGCCGCCGCGATGGCATCGGCTGCCCCTGCCGCGACGAGCGCGAGCGTCGAAAAGCCGCGTACCGGCACTTGCCAGCCAAGCGCCAGCGCGCGAGCCGCCGCCACGCCGATACGTACCCCGGCAAAACTGCCCGGGCCGCATCCCGCAGCGATGATGTCGGCACGTCCGCCGCCGGCAAGTTCGGCAATCAGCGGAACCAGCCGCTCGGCATGACCGCGGCCGATGATCTCATGACGATAGTCGACGACGGCCTCCGCCTCCAGCAGCGCCACCGAACAGGCCTCGCTCGCCGAATCGATGACCAGATACCGCATGGAGGTGAGGCGCTCGCTCAGGCGATGCGGTTGAAGCGCGCGAAGTCCGGCCGCGGGCTGCGTTCGAAGATCGTCGCCGGATCGCCATAGCCGAGGGTCGAGATGAAATTGCTCTTCACATGCGGCTGGTCGGCGAAGAAGGCTTCGTCGACCGCGGCGTTGTTGAAGCCCGACATCGGCCCGGTATCGAGACCAAGTGCGCGCGCTGCGAGAATGAAATAGGCGCCCTGCAGGCTCGAATTGCGGAAGGCGGTCGTCTGCGCCAGCGCATCATTGCCGACGAACCAGCTCCGCGCATCGGTGTGCGGAAAGAGTTCGGGCAGATTTTCGTAGAACTCGTTGTCGCTCGCGATGATCGCGGTGACCGGTGCGGCAAGAATCTTTTCGGCATTGGCCGGGAGCGCGAACGCCGCAACCTTTTGCTTCGCTTCGTCGCTCACGCACCAGACGATCCGCGCCGGCAGGCTGTTCGCGCTGGTCGGGCCGAATTTCACCAGATCCCAGATCGCGTGCAGTTGCGTCTCCGAAACAGGCTTGTCGAGATAGCCGTTATAGGTGCGCGCGGTACGAAAAAGCTGGTCGAGAGCGCTGTCGGAAAGCGGCTCGCTCATGGGCTAACTCCTCAGGAAATATTGGTCAGACGGCGTGGACTGCCGTTACCTCAGGCACATAATGTTTCAAGAGGGACTCGATGCCATTCTTGAGCGTTGCGGTCGATGACGGACATCCCGCGCAGGCGCCCTGCATCTTGAGGTACACATTGCCCTTGTCGAAACCGCGATAGACGATGTCGCCACCGTCGTTGGCGACCGCAGGACGGACGCGCGTTTCGATAAGTTCCTTGATCTGGTCGATGATGTCGGCGTCGGCGGGATCATCGGCGAACCCCTCATCCTCGGCCGGCACCGAAAAGCCCGCGCTCGCGGCGTTGAACAGCGGCACTTCGGCAAGGAAATGGTCCATGACGATGCCCAGGACGTCTGGCTTTACGTCGGCCCATTCGGCGCCGGGCGCAATCGTCACCGACACGAATTCACGGCCGAAAAAGACGCCGGTCACATCGCCGAGCGAGAAAAGCGCGCTCGCGAGCGGCGACGCCTCGGCCTCTTCGGGGCTGGCAAAGTCGCGAGTCCCCGTTTCCATCACCGCCCGGCCGGGCAGGAATTTGAGCGTCGCGGGATTGGGCGTCGATTCGGTTTCGATCAGCATGGCGTGCATGTGGGGCGGAGCGAGGCTTTGTGCAAGATGATAGGGATGCGCTAAGGCGCCCCGATGCGCCGTTTCACTCATTTCGCCGCCATCGACTGGTCGGGTGCACGCGGAGAACGGCAGCGCGGGATCGCGCTCGCTGTCGCGAGCGACACGGCGGCGCCCGCCCTGGTGCAGCCCGAGCATGTCTGGTCGCGCGCCGAAATCCTGAACTGGCTGGAGGATGTCGCGGCGGCGGGCACGAATATGTTGATCGGATTCGACTTTTCGGCAGCCTTCGCCTTCGCCGACCATGGCGCCTATTTCCCCGGCTGGACGGAGACTCCTGCTGACATGGGCGCGCTCTGGGCGCTCGTCGAGCAGTTCGCCGGCGACGATCCATATTATGAGGCTGGCGGGTTTCTCACGCATCCGGAGGCGCGCCGGCACTTTCGGCAAACGGGTGCGGCCGGCGACCTGTTCGAGCCCGGCGCGGGGCGACTGCGTGTCGTCGAACAGCATCAGCGCACGACGAAGCAGGCGGCAAGCGTAAGCAATTTCAACCTCGTCGGCGCGGCGCAGGTCGGCAAGGCCAGCCTGTCGGGGATGCGGCTGCTCCACCGGCTGACAGGCCGCATACCCTTGTGGCCCCGCGATCCCGTGCCTCGAACAGGCCCGATGCTGGTCGAAATCTATACCAGCCTTGCCGCGCGTGCGGCGGGTCTTCCTCCGGGACGCAGCAAGATCCGTGACGGCGCCGCGCTCGACAAGGCGCTCGCGGCGCTGGGTTCGCCCCCTTGCGGCTTGACCGGCCCCGTCAGCGACCATGCGAGCGACGCGCTGCTCACCGCCGCATGGCTGCGCGCAATAGCCGGCGACACGGCGCCTTGGGCGCCATCGCCGCTGACCGACGCCCTCGCACAAACCGAAGGCTGGACCTTTGGCGTCATTTGAAGCAAAGGGCGAAAAGTGCCGGCTTAGCTCAGTTGGTAGAGCACCTGATTTGTAATCAGGGGGCCACGGGTTCGAATCCTGTAGCCGGCACCATCACATAATTCGGGAGGTTTCAGGTGCGCTTTCGGGCGCTGCCGGTCCTAGACGCGGTGGCGCCGTGCGCATGATCAAATTGCCGAACTCTTCGCGACCTGTCATCCGCCCTTCGGCAAATTGGCGCGGGGTCGTCTCGCGGCGACGCCTGCGACCATGATTTCATTTGCCGGTCCCACAAACGAAGGAGATTCATATGACCATCGAACGCCTGCATGCAGGTCCACGCATGAGCCAGGCCGTGATCCATGGCGGCATCGTTTATCTTGCCGGCCAGGTTGGCGCACCGGGCGAGGACGCGACCACGCAAACACGCGCCATTCTCGCATCGATCGACGCGCTGCTCGCCGAAGCCGGCACGGACCGGTCGCACCTGCTCACGGCAATGGTCTGGTTGGCCGACATGGCCGATTTCGCCGCGATGAACGCGGTCTGGGAAGACTGGATTGGCGGCGCCAATGCGCCGACGCGGGCGACCGGCGAAGTTCGTCTGGCGACGCCCGATTACCGGGTAGAAATCATCGTCACGGCCGCTCGACCTTGAAGTAGAAACGAAGGCTTCTGCCTGCTCCCTTATCGAGGCAGTCGAAGCAAGGCCGGGACTGCGTGACCTTGCTTCGAACTGCCCCGAAAACGGATTCGATCAGAAATTGACCCTCGCGCCGACGGTCATATAGGTGCCGACCACGTCATACAGCGTGCTGTTGACGGTAATCAGCGGCGGCTTGCGGTTGAAGACGTTGTTGACGTTGGCGAACAGGGTGAAGCGGTCCTCAATCTTGAACCGCGCGCCCAGGTCGACATAGGTCCGCGACGCGATCTTGTTGTTGATGAGCGTCGTGCGCGTCCGGTCGTAATTGCCGCCATCGATGTAACGGGCGCGGATGTCGAACCCGAAACTGCTATCTTCATAGGTCGCACTGAGCGTTCCGCGCCACTTCGGCGTTGCACGCAGCACCGCATCGCCGACGTCGCCGGCTGTCTCGACGCGCGTGATGCCGGTATCGAACACCAGCTTGTCGACATAGGTCGCAAGCGCGCGGATGCGCAGGCTGCCCGGCAGGCCCGAACTGACGTTCGACAGGTTGACGACATAGGATGCCTCCATATCCAGCCCACTCGTCTCGAAGCTTGCGATATTCTGCTGGGTGGCCGCAACCTGCGTCACCGTCCCCGTCGCATCGCGCGTGACGCTATCGCAGGCAGAGGTGACCCCGCGCGAACACAGAAGCGTCAGGTTTGACCCGTTGAGCGCTGTGATCGCACCGTCGATCTTGATCTTGTAGTAATCGACCGAGGCGCTGAAGCCGCGCAGAAACGACGGCGAATAGGTTGCACCAATCGATGTCGTATAGCTCACTTCGGGTACGAGATTGGGGTTACCGCCGGTATAGGTCGTGACGGCGGACGGCGTCGGATTATAGGCAGGGTTCGCTGCGGCCCGCCCAGCCCTGTCCTGATCGTTGAGCAGCCCGATGTTGATCGACCGGAGCGCGAACAATTCGCCGATACCCGGCGAACGAATGTCGCGCGACCGCGTTGCGCGAAGGAGCAGGTCGTTGAACAGCCGCGCGGTACCGCCAGCTTTCCACGTCCAGATGCCGCCGCTGGTGCTGTAATCGGAATAACGCGCCGCCCCGCTCAAATCGAGTTCCACCGCATTTTCAAGCTTGAGCAGCGGAAACAGCACTTCGCCGAAGGCTTCCTTGACGTTGAACCCGCCCGACGTGGGCGTCGAAAAGACGAGGATGCCGAAATTACTGGCATTCGCGACCGTGAAGTCTTCGCGCGATGAAACCTGTTCTTCCCAGCGCGCCTCGGCGCCGAGCGCGAGGGTCACCGGGCCAGCCCATAGCGAGAATAGATCCCCCTGAACTTCGGCGCCCACCGAATCGAGCTTGTTGGTGCTGAACGCCCGCTGCGCGCCTGTGACATAGGCGCGCGCTTCGGGGGACGCATTCAAGGCGCCGAAGGGATTCAGCGGCCGGCAGGCGGCATCGTCGTTCGCCGTGGTGGCGTCGGCATTGATCGCGCAGACGATTTGCCCGCCGCTCAATACCGCGTTGATCGCATTGTTGAACTGCCGGACAAGGCGCGAATTGCCCATCGTCTGATCGCTGTCGACCTCGCCATGGCTGTACCAGGCCTTGTAGCGGAAGCCGTTGCCGAAGGTGCCGTCGACGCCGATCGCGCCTTCCTTGCTGACCCGCTCACCGCGGAATTGCAGTTGCAGGATGTCGTTGAAATAGCGGCCGAAGGTGAAGCTCGTCTCCCCGGCGGCGGCAAGCCGATCGCGGATCGCGGTCGACAGATAGGGATTGTTCGCCTGGATCGTGAGATATGGCAGGCCGAGCGCTCCGCCGACCGTATAATCGCCGAAGAAGGGCGCGTTCGACACCGCGCGCGCATAGCTGCCATCCACCCAGAAAGTCGCATCGCCCACTTCGTAGCTCAGCCGGGCATAGGTGCTCAGCCGCTCGAACGGGGACGAAACCGGAATCGTGTCATAGAGGTTGATGCCGTCCGCGCCACCGACCATCCGGAGCGGAAACGCGCCCGCACCGACACTCGTGCCACGCGCGAAAGGCCGCAGCGTCCCGTCGGCGTTGAAGGTCTGTCCCGCGAGCACGCCGCTGGTGATGAGGCCGCCCAACGTGACGTTGCCGAAATTCACGTCGCGAACCAGTTCCGACCCCGTGCCCGACGGGATGAAATCGGGGCTGTTGAGCTGCTGCCGCGTGCTCCGCTGGATCACGCCCTCGTCTTTGACATATTCGCCGCCGATGATGAAATGACCGCGCCCGTCGGCGAAGCTCGTGCCGAATTTCGCATCGAAGCCATAGCGGAAGCCATCGCCGCGCGACGAAGTGCCGACATTGCCGCCGATCGAGAGGCCTTCATAATCCTTGTCGAGCAAGATGTTTACGACGCCAGCGACTGCGCCGGAGCCCCAGGCCGCCGACGCGCCGCCGGTCACGACCTCGACGCGCTCGACCAGATTCGTCGGGATGAAATTGAGATTGCCCTCACCCACGAAACGGCGACCGTCGAGCAGCACGAGCGTGCGGTTCGAGCCGAGGCCGCGCATGTCGACGGGTGCGGTACCGGTCGACGTGTTGCCGTTCGACACGCTTGGCGTCGTGGTCGGTCGGATTTGCGGAAGGTCGTTCAATACCTGCTGGATGTTCGGGCGCGCGCCGAGGCGCAGATCTT
This sequence is a window from Sphingopyxis sp. USTB-05. Protein-coding genes within it:
- a CDS encoding TonB-dependent siderophore receptor; the protein is MHNLNDKLGYRIARGSSIAALAAGLLLAVPAAAQTVADTEATADEEILVTGSRIARAGYDQPTPTTVIGEEDLRLGARPNIQQVLNDLPQIRPTTTPSVSNGNTSTGTAPVDMRGLGSNRTLVLLDGRRFVGEGNLNFIPTNLVERVEVVTGGASAAWGSGAVAGVVNILLDKDYEGLSIGGNVGTSSRGDGFRYGFDAKFGTSFADGRGHFIIGGEYVKDEGVIQRSTRQQLNSPDFIPSGTGSELVRDVNFGNVTLGGLITSGVLAGQTFNADGTLRPFARGTSVGAGAFPLRMVGGADGINLYDTIPVSSPFERLSTYARLSYEVGDATFWVDGSYARAVSNAPFFGDYTVGGALGLPYLTIQANNPYLSTAIRDRLAAAGETSFTFGRYFNDILQLQFRGERVSKEGAIGVDGTFGNGFRYKAWYSHGEVDSDQTMGNSRLVRQFNNAINAVLSGGQIVCAINADATTANDDAACRPLNPFGALNASPEARAYVTGAQRAFSTNKLDSVGAEVQGDLFSLWAGPVTLALGAEARWEEQVSSREDFTVANASNFGILVFSTPTSGGFNVKEAFGEVLFPLLKLENAVELDLSGAARYSDYSTSGGIWTWKAGGTARLFNDLLLRATRSRDIRSPGIGELFALRSINIGLLNDQDRAGRAAANPAYNPTPSAVTTYTGGNPNLVPEVSYTTSIGATYSPSFLRGFSASVDYYKIKIDGAITALNGSNLTLLCSRGVTSACDSVTRDATGTVTQVAATQQNIASFETSGLDMEASYVVNLSNVSSGLPGSLRIRALATYVDKLVFDTGITRVETAGDVGDAVLRATPKWRGTLSATYEDSSFGFDIRARYIDGGNYDRTRTTLINNKIASRTYVDLGARFKIEDRFTLFANVNNVFNRKPPLITVNSTLYDVVGTYMTVGARVNF